The Natronospira proteinivora genomic sequence GTCGAATCAGAATATCCGAATCCGGCTTAAAGGCTTCGATCATCGATTGATCGATCGCTCGGCCCAGGAGATCGTCGAGACGGCCAAGCGGACCGGTGCCCAGGTCAAGGGCCCCATCCCGCTGCCGACTCGCAAGGAAAAGCACACCATCCTGATCTCGCCCCACGTCAACAAAGACGCGCGGGACCAGTATGAAATCCGCACCCACAAGCGGTTGATGGACATCGTGGAGCCCACCGACAAGACGGTGGATGCCCTGATGCGTCTGGACCTGGCCGCGGGCGTGGATGTCCAGATTCAGCTGAACTGATCAGCCCGGAAGCGCGCTTCCATTGAGGGGCTTTTCAAGGGGCTCGCTGAGTGCTAAGATAGCGGGCTCTTTTGGCCCGGTACAGGGGCAAGCCTGTGCCGGGTCTGCATTTCCGGGTCAGGAATTGGGCTCGGCGCTCAAGTCGAGCCAAATTGTATACAGCGCTGGTCAATCGAAATCGGCGCGGTGAACGAGGATAGGAAAGATGGCTATTGGTGTTGT encodes the following:
- the rpsJ gene encoding 30S ribosomal protein S10, with translation MSNQNIRIRLKGFDHRLIDRSAQEIVETAKRTGAQVKGPIPLPTRKEKHTILISPHVNKDARDQYEIRTHKRLMDIVEPTDKTVDALMRLDLAAGVDVQIQLN